CACCGCCGCCGCCGTCCGCCGGCACCTCGAGCGGATGCTCGCCGACGGCCTCGTCGAGACCCACCAGGGGCCCTCCTACGGCCGCCGTGGGCGGGGCCGCCCGGCCCGCCGGTTCGTCCTCACCGACGCCGGGCACGCCGCGATGACGACCGCGTACGACGACCTGGCCACCTCGGCGCTGCGGTTCCTCGCCGAGCACCAGGGCCGGCAGGCGGTCGAGGCGTTCGCCCGGGCCCGGGTCGCCGAGCTCGAGCAGCGCTACGCCCCTCGGGTGGCGGCCGCCGGGGACGACGTACCCTCGCGAGCGGACGCCCTCGCCGAGGCGTTGTCCGCCGACGGGTACGCCGCGAGCACCCGGCCGGTGGGCGCCGGACCCGGCGCCGGCGTCACCCAGCTCTGCCAGGGGCACTGCCCGGTGCAGCACGTGGCCGCGCAGTTCCCCGAGCTGTGCGAGGCCGAGACCGAGGCCTTCTCCCGCCTGCTGGGCGTGCACGTCCAGCGGCTGGCGACGCTCGCCCACGGTGAGCACGTCTGCACCACGCACGTCCCTGCCGTACCGGCACCCGCCGCCGCAGCAGAACCCCAGGGAAGGAACAGCTGATGACCACCTCCGACATCGAGGCCCGTAACCCCGAGCTCAAGGGGCTGGGCACCTACGAGTACGGCTGGGCCGACCCCGACGCGGCCGGCGCCTCCGCCCGGCGGGGGCTGTCCGCCGAGGTCGTCGAGGACATCTCCGGGCGCAAGAACGAGCCGGAGTGGATGCTGCGCACCCGGCTGAAGGCTCTGCGCCTGTTCGACAAGAAGCCGATGCCGACGTGGGGCAGCGACCTCACCGGCATCGACTTCGACAACATCAAGTACTTCGTGAAGTCCACCGAGAAGCAGGCCAC
This DNA window, taken from Kineosporiaceae bacterium SCSIO 59966, encodes the following:
- a CDS encoding MarR family transcriptional regulator, with the protein product MPRGDYLRHHRVVQYVTSSARESDARTRDRVARAVLEHGPVTASELAVRLGVTAAAVRRHLERMLADGLVETHQGPSYGRRGRGRPARRFVLTDAGHAAMTTAYDDLATSALRFLAEHQGRQAVEAFARARVAELEQRYAPRVAAAGDDVPSRADALAEALSADGYAASTRPVGAGPGAGVTQLCQGHCPVQHVAAQFPELCEAETEAFSRLLGVHVQRLATLAHGEHVCTTHVPAVPAPAAAAEPQGRNS